A single window of Gossypium arboreum isolate Shixiya-1 chromosome 13, ASM2569848v2, whole genome shotgun sequence DNA harbors:
- the LOC108464389 gene encoding small polypeptide DEVIL 5-like has translation MPHPWLFTRPMNVRQDHTFLPIRTPLSVPQQHKVEMKMSSGSMGASKRRLSSRGFGGVLREQRAKLYIIRRCVVMLLCWHD, from the coding sequence ATGCCCCATCCATGGCTCTTTACTAGACCAATGAATGTAAGGCAGGACCACACTTTCCTCCCTATAAGAACCCCTCTTTCAGTTCCGCAGCAGCACAAGGTAGAGATGAAGATGAGCAGTGGCAGCATGGGAGCCTCAAAGAGAAGGTTATCAAGCAGAGGATTTGGAGGGGTCCTCCGAGAGCAAAGGGCTAAGCTTTATATAATCCGTAGATGTGTTGTTATGCTCCTTTGCTGGCATGATTGA
- the LOC108464388 gene encoding uncharacterized protein LOC108464388, translating into MLAVERRRRLMSWRRVGKSLLALLAHALLFSFTLLLVLKLHHAFSYSWWLVFAPLWLFHSVVARGRFSLPAPAIPHDRNWAPFHTVMASPLLVAFELLLCIHLDNSFVVNLKIVFMPLLIFEIAILVDNIRMCRALMPGDDESMSDEVIWETLPHFWVAISMVFFIAATTFTLLKLCGDVAALGWWDLFINFGIAECFAFLVCTKWYNPAIHRNSHLGQTSSSSMSTRYLDWNRGLVVSTDEGMQQNSGMCSMQDIGGHVMKIPFIGFQIMLFMYLEGTPPSARNISSPVLFSPLLLLQGAGVVLAAYRLIEKIVILIHSEAVSGRYFDISSEVVEFFGFLHRGSRLLGWWSIDEGSREEQARLYCSGASGYNTFSPDSVKKMPKSDLVEEIWRLQAAVREQTEITQFRQQEFERLQNEKILCRVCFEEQINIVLLPCRHHVLCSTCCEKCKRCPICRVSIEERLPVYDV; encoded by the exons ATGCTTGCTGTAGAGAGAAGAAGAAGATTGATGAGCTGGAGGAGAGTGGGGAAGTCACTGCTGGCCCTGCTAGCCCATGCCTTGCTCTTCTCTTTCACCCTTTTACTCGTTCTTAAGCTTCACCATGCCTTCTCCTATTCTTGGTG GCTTGTATTTGCCCCGTTATGGCTCTTTCATTCAGTCGTAGCACGTGGGAGGTTTTCTTTGCCTGCTCCAGCAATCCCTCATGATCGTAAT TGGGCCCCCTTTCATACAGTCATGGCGTCACCGTTGCTTGTTGCTTTTGAGCTCCTTTTGTGTATACATCTTGACAATAGCTTTG TTGTGAATCTGAAGATCGTCTTTATGCCCCTGCTTATATTTGAAATAGCTATTTTGGTTGATAATATCAG GATGTGCAGAGCTTTAATGCCCGGAGATGATGAAAGTATGAGTGATGAAGTGATATGGGAGACCCTTCCA CATTTTTGGGTTGCAATATCTATGGTCTTTTTTATTGCTGCCACAACTTTCACTCTTTTAAAGTTATGTG GGGATGTTGCAGCTCTCGGCTGGTGGGATTTATTCATAAATTTTGG TATTGCAGAGTGCTTTGCCTTTCTTGTTTGTACAAAGTGGTATAATCCAGCAATTCATCGAAATTCCCATCTTGGACAAACCAGCTCATCTTCAATGAGTACGAGATACCTGGACTGGAACAGAGGTTTAGTAGTATCTACTGATGAGGGCATGCAACAGAACAGTGGAATGTGCAGCATGCAAGATATCGGagggcatgttatgaaaattcCATTTATTGGTTTCCAGATCATGCTTTTCATGTACTTAGAG GGAACACCACCTAGTGCAAGAAATATATCATCTCCAGTCCTTTTTTCTCCTCTTCTGCTGCTGCAAGGAGCTGGGGTTGTTCTTGCTGCATATAGATTGATTGAGAAAATTGTTATTTTAATACATAGTGAAGCTGTCTCTGGAAGATACTTTGATATATCATCAGAAGTGGTTGAATTTTTTGGGTTCTTGCACCGTGGGTCAAG GTTGCTGGGTTGGTGGTCTATTGATGAAGGAAGTCGAGAGGAGCAGGCTAGACTTTACTGCTCTGGAGCATCTGG ATATAACACTTTCTCACCTGATTCTGTGAAGAAAATGCCTAAATCAGATCTGGTTGAAGAG ATTTGGAGATTACAAGCTGCAGTCCGTGAGCAGACAGAAATCACCCAGTTTAGACAGCAGGAGTTTGAAAGACTTCAAAAT GAAAAGATTCTCTGTAGAGTTTGCTTCGAAGAACAAATCAACATAGTCCTCCTCCCATGTAGACATCATGTCCTCTGCAG TACATGCTGTGAGAAGTGTAAAAGGTGCCCAATCTGCCGTGTTTCTATTGAAGAGCGACTGCCGGTGTATGATGTGTAG